In Helianthus annuus cultivar XRQ/B chromosome 9, HanXRQr2.0-SUNRISE, whole genome shotgun sequence, the following are encoded in one genomic region:
- the LOC110878155 gene encoding GDSL esterase/lipase At4g10955, which translates to MASQREIFDVSGPLHLLNSFDWRNTFHRRSVAACLVQGVYVLEKDRQRGSSGHEHETHASPWWERFHFQLNHVLVDDSDLSFFGAIYELKYAHPFFYQSSPLPPRYVIAFRGTISRSLTRSEDMRLNLKCVFDNLEQSPRFRTAFEAISKAVANVGAQSVWLAGHSLGASIAMLAGRNMAKSRSQLETYLFNPPFISVPLEKVIPNQTLKHGVRIAGSLVTAGIATAMKGRNKGPEEDPFVVLSEWMPNMFVNPADPICAEYIGYFQHRDKMDRMGVGKIERVATKYSIGSLVSGAIGRDSEPVHLLPTAYLTVNLSSSEDFKQAHGIHQWWQPHFQWQSKLYKFK; encoded by the exons ATGGCTTCCCAACGAGAAATTTTTGATGTTTCAGGCCCTTTGCACCTGCTAAACTCTTTCGATTG GAGAAACACATTTCATCGGAGATCTGTTGCCGCGTGCCTCGTTCAAGGCGTTTACGTTTTGGAAAAGGATCGTCAGCGTGGAAGCAGCGGGCATGAACACGAAACTCACGCTTCGCCTTGGTGGGAACGGTTTCATTTTCAGTTGAATCATGTGCTTGTAGACGATAGTGATTTATCGTTTTTTGGAGCGATTTACGAGCTCAAATACGCACATCCGTTTTTTTATCAGTCTAGCCCGCTCCCTCCAAG ATATGTAATAGCTTTTCGTGGAACAATCTCCAGATCTCTCACCAGATCTGAAGATATGCGACTCAACTTAAAATGCGTATTCGATAACCTCGAACAAAGCCCTCGATTCCGTACGGCTTTCGAAGCTATCTCAAAAGCCGTAGCAAATGTGGGAGCTCAAAGCGTGTGGTTAGCCGGACACTCGTTAGGCGCCTCAATCGCAATGCTGGCCGGGCGAAACATGGCAAAGTCTCGATCTCAACTCGAAACCTATCTCTTCAATCCGCCTTTCATTTCAGTTCCCCTAGAGAAAGTGATACCAAACCAAACTTTGAAACATGGAGTCCGCATTGCAGGCAGTCTTGTAACTGCTGGAATCGCGACAGCAATGAAGGGTAGGAATAAGGGTCCGGAAGAGGATCCCTTTGTTGTGTTGTCCGAATGGATGCCGAATATGTTTGTGAACCCGGCTGATCCGATTTGTGCTGAGTACATTGGGTACTTTCAACATAGAGATAAGATGGACCGGATGGGTGTAGGGAAGATTGAGCGAGTCGCGACGAAATATTCGATCGGGAGTCTGGTTTCCGGAGCGATAGGGAGAGATTCGGAGCCGGTGCATCTTCTACCAACGGCTTATTTGACGGTGAATTTGAGTTCTTCTGAGGATTTTAAACAAGCTCATGGAATACATCAATGGTGGCAACCACATTTTCAATGGCAGTCTAAGCTTTACAAGTTCAAATAG